The Pseudomonas parafulva genome window below encodes:
- a CDS encoding AbiJ-NTD4 domain-containing protein, which translates to MKDSFSRRHGFSQADEAEITVREDAPQALQEYLIQLSYECGLKPSGLRQIICQTLKVLPDKRNWSETPNIHEENVQRLEQCKWFKVYDVIERLDEHFGNHNYDGDVYEHFTTELNEFFIEHGIGWKLLDGRIEMRGSESFEQVLTSAKDTEHQHGHVTASKELHQAITDLSRRPSPDSTGAIQHAMASLECVARQVTGDQQATLGKIMNDSRALIPAPLDQAVIKTWAYASEFGRHIQEGREPSFEDAELVVGLCASVSSYLIKKSKS; encoded by the coding sequence ATGAAGGATTCATTTTCAAGGCGTCACGGTTTCTCGCAGGCCGATGAGGCCGAAATCACCGTACGAGAAGATGCGCCGCAAGCGCTGCAGGAATACCTGATTCAGCTGAGCTACGAATGTGGTCTCAAGCCCTCAGGCCTACGCCAAATCATCTGCCAGACCTTGAAGGTGTTGCCTGACAAGCGAAACTGGAGCGAGACGCCCAATATCCATGAGGAGAACGTCCAGCGGCTTGAGCAGTGCAAGTGGTTCAAGGTGTATGACGTCATCGAGCGACTCGATGAGCACTTCGGCAACCACAATTACGATGGCGACGTGTATGAGCACTTCACCACTGAGCTGAATGAGTTTTTCATCGAGCATGGCATTGGCTGGAAGCTGCTAGATGGCCGCATTGAAATGCGTGGCTCTGAATCCTTTGAGCAGGTTCTGACCTCGGCGAAAGATACTGAGCATCAACACGGGCACGTCACGGCCAGCAAGGAATTGCACCAGGCGATTACTGATCTTTCACGCCGACCTTCGCCAGACTCAACGGGAGCCATACAGCACGCTATGGCCTCTCTGGAGTGCGTCGCTCGGCAGGTTACTGGTGACCAACAAGCGACTCTTGGGAAGATCATGAATGATTCGCGAGCGCTGATTCCTGCGCCATTGGATCAAGCTGTCATCAAAACCTGGGCTTATGCCTCGGAGTTCGGGCGGCACATCCAGGAAGGGCGTGAGCCGTCTTTCGAAGACGCAGAGCTCGTCGTTGGCCTATGCGCCTCGGTCAGTAGCTACCTGATCAAGAAATCGAAGTCATAG
- a CDS encoding HNH endonuclease → MARKLREEKWTLAKLQLQRPEKLLELGLSESVVPKILGKGRPPIPLDILIKTLYDNRWVCCVCRNAERPVIVHHIKSWAESRDHSPSNLAVLCSIHHGEAHSTHALELTLTADRLKAEKAAWEQEVSRLDPLAIFKATQLMSCQWWYFNHLRVFEIAEHVEVDVTKLQGYQAALRNGVCDEDGYLCTREGLLYVGQAPSHSLHRYMSNMLRAAMDHACVRNISDDLDRSTLDILVTPGDLVFVQGSYHFSDLPPDGSGADMVRGRRRVNKVEITFVFDRNEGTSGSARTEWLLGVHTLGCLLRVNKLQRDLNGVLHLGATVLAIRSAHEELKSRMYEIGLYQSGLIGHEVEDDDLEGSGSDNDEDGRHDDFLYS, encoded by the coding sequence TTGGCCAGGAAGCTGAGGGAAGAGAAATGGACACTCGCGAAGCTTCAATTGCAGCGTCCGGAGAAACTGCTGGAGCTGGGGCTCAGTGAATCGGTCGTGCCAAAGATCCTCGGGAAAGGCAGGCCGCCGATACCACTGGATATTCTCATCAAGACCCTTTACGACAATCGCTGGGTTTGCTGTGTCTGTCGAAACGCTGAGCGCCCGGTCATCGTTCACCACATCAAATCATGGGCGGAAAGCCGAGACCACTCGCCGTCCAACCTCGCAGTCCTCTGCTCTATCCATCATGGTGAGGCGCACTCCACGCACGCTCTGGAGCTTACGCTCACCGCTGATCGGCTCAAGGCGGAAAAGGCGGCGTGGGAACAGGAGGTGAGCCGGCTCGATCCTTTGGCCATATTCAAAGCCACTCAGCTAATGAGTTGCCAGTGGTGGTACTTCAATCACCTCCGGGTTTTCGAAATTGCCGAACACGTCGAAGTGGATGTTACGAAGCTTCAAGGATATCAAGCGGCTCTGCGCAATGGGGTTTGCGACGAGGACGGTTACCTTTGCACCAGAGAGGGGCTTTTGTACGTCGGTCAGGCGCCATCGCACAGCCTTCACCGTTACATGAGCAACATGTTGCGGGCCGCCATGGATCATGCCTGTGTCAGGAATATCTCGGATGACCTGGATCGGAGCACGCTCGATATTCTGGTCACTCCTGGTGACTTGGTGTTCGTACAGGGCTCCTATCATTTCTCGGATTTGCCTCCTGACGGCTCAGGCGCGGACATGGTTCGGGGGCGACGACGCGTCAACAAAGTCGAAATCACGTTCGTCTTCGATAGGAATGAAGGAACGTCCGGCTCAGCACGTACCGAGTGGCTTCTTGGCGTGCATACCTTGGGCTGTCTGTTGCGCGTAAACAAGCTACAGCGGGATCTCAACGGTGTGTTGCATCTCGGGGCTACCGTCTTGGCGATTCGCAGCGCTCATGAAGAGTTGAAGTCGAGGATGTATGAGATTGGCCTTTATCAAAGCGGCCTGATAGGTCATGAGGTTGAGGACGACGACTTGGAAGGCTCCGGGTCTGATAACGATGAGGATGGTAGACACGACGACTTCCTCTACTCGTAG
- a CDS encoding ATP-dependent nuclease yields the protein MITKIKIQGYRIYGDFTLLPNKDLNILVGGNDAGKSTLMEAIGLALNGRIGGRSAQEELNPYWFNKQLVNQFLEDCDWDEKPALPEILIELFLENRPELQFLCGAINSDRKTNACPGISFKVIPNPEYDEELTQWRTKPSALIPVEYYKIEWRTFGDEVLTRRPRQLAVATIDSRTVRSTSGIDYHLRQILSDHLEPVEKAKISQHYREIKESMTSNSLGDVNKRLKDIRAPLDNQVMALAMDQSAQSSWEGSVTPHVDHVPFALAGQGQQASIKISLAMQRLSEHTSIVMIEEPENHLSHTSLTTLLSRIEEAAGERQLFISTHSAYVLNRLGLSSLLLLHRGKASHIETLDPDTVGYFQKLPGFDTLRMVLAHKLVLVEGPSDEILFERFFKDLYGKHPMELGIDVMSMHGLTLRRCLELCTAIDRPVAVLRDNDGEDPDTLKETVSELLETGKRELFIGAKEAGRTLEPQLRACNNEESLRKILGATDRASLEKWMSREKTEAALLIAKSKEAVTPPPYMAAAAAFIHG from the coding sequence ATGATCACGAAGATCAAAATCCAGGGCTATCGGATCTACGGCGATTTCACGCTGCTGCCCAACAAGGATCTGAACATCCTTGTGGGCGGTAACGACGCGGGGAAGTCGACCCTGATGGAGGCAATTGGTCTCGCGCTCAACGGGCGTATCGGTGGTCGCTCCGCTCAGGAGGAACTGAACCCGTATTGGTTCAACAAACAGCTGGTTAATCAATTTCTGGAAGACTGCGACTGGGATGAAAAACCAGCGCTACCAGAGATCCTGATTGAGCTATTTCTAGAAAATCGGCCAGAGCTGCAGTTTCTCTGCGGAGCGATCAACAGCGATAGGAAGACGAATGCCTGCCCTGGCATCTCGTTCAAGGTCATCCCCAATCCTGAGTATGACGAGGAGTTGACCCAATGGCGTACCAAACCCAGCGCACTGATACCCGTTGAGTACTACAAGATTGAATGGCGTACTTTTGGGGATGAGGTACTGACTCGACGCCCCCGTCAGCTTGCCGTTGCGACTATCGATTCCCGTACCGTCCGCTCGACGTCAGGCATCGACTATCACCTTCGCCAAATCCTCAGTGACCATTTGGAGCCGGTCGAGAAAGCCAAGATCTCCCAGCATTACCGCGAGATCAAAGAGTCCATGACCTCTAACTCCCTGGGAGACGTGAACAAACGCTTGAAGGATATTCGAGCGCCACTGGATAACCAGGTGATGGCCTTGGCCATGGATCAAAGCGCTCAATCCTCCTGGGAGGGGTCGGTTACGCCACATGTGGATCATGTGCCTTTTGCGTTGGCAGGCCAAGGGCAACAGGCTTCGATCAAGATTTCGCTGGCCATGCAGCGCCTGTCCGAGCACACCAGCATCGTGATGATTGAAGAGCCAGAGAATCATCTGTCCCATACGAGCTTGACCACGCTGCTGTCGCGCATCGAGGAAGCTGCAGGCGAGCGTCAGCTGTTCATCTCCACTCACAGCGCCTATGTGCTGAATCGCCTAGGCCTGAGCTCCTTGCTCCTCCTGCATCGCGGCAAGGCATCTCACATCGAGACGCTTGATCCGGACACGGTCGGCTATTTCCAAAAGCTCCCAGGCTTCGACACGTTGCGGATGGTGCTGGCTCACAAGCTCGTCCTGGTGGAAGGCCCTTCGGACGAGATCTTGTTTGAGCGCTTCTTCAAAGACCTCTACGGTAAGCACCCGATGGAGCTGGGGATTGATGTGATGAGCATGCACGGGCTGACGTTGAGGCGCTGCCTGGAACTATGTACTGCCATCGATCGCCCAGTTGCAGTTCTTCGAGACAACGACGGGGAAGACCCAGACACCCTTAAGGAAACTGTCAGCGAACTGCTCGAAACAGGAAAGCGCGAGCTCTTCATTGGTGCAAAGGAAGCGGGCAGGACATTGGAGCCACAATTGAGGGCGTGCAACAACGAAGAGTCTCTGCGCAAGATTCTCGGGGCCACTGATCGGGCCAGCCTTGAGAAATGGATGTCGAGAGAGAAAACGGAAGCAGCACTTCTCATCGCCAAATCCAAGGAGGCTGTCACACCGCCACCGTATATGGCTGCAGCTGCGGCGTTCATTCATGGCTAA
- a CDS encoding HAD family hydrolase, whose translation MKTNAVIFDAFGTLVEIQQPTHPFRQLLREGRRQGRLPRADDIRTIMTRCLSLSEAALSFGIRISPSQLAFLDQCLEEELASIRPYPDAVEAVGLLQAAGLRLAVCSNLAMPYGPVVERIFPHLGAYGFSYCIGVMKPQAAIYQHTCDLLDVRPGNELSGQRRIVMIGDSERCDRDGPGQVGIKGYLLRRNGSGSSNLSHFAQSVLSDR comes from the coding sequence ATGAAGACCAATGCCGTTATCTTTGACGCCTTCGGAACGCTGGTCGAGATTCAGCAGCCGACACATCCATTTCGACAGTTGCTTCGAGAGGGGCGACGCCAGGGCCGTCTGCCTCGCGCTGATGACATTCGAACGATCATGACCCGTTGCCTTTCTCTAAGCGAGGCTGCGCTGTCCTTTGGCATCAGGATCTCGCCCTCCCAACTGGCATTTCTCGATCAATGCCTGGAGGAGGAACTGGCAAGCATTCGGCCTTATCCAGACGCGGTTGAGGCTGTTGGGCTACTGCAAGCTGCAGGGCTGAGACTGGCTGTGTGTTCAAACCTGGCCATGCCTTACGGCCCCGTAGTGGAAAGGATTTTCCCGCACCTTGGGGCCTATGGTTTCAGCTATTGCATTGGTGTTATGAAACCGCAAGCGGCCATCTACCAGCACACCTGCGATCTACTTGATGTTCGGCCAGGAAATGAGCTCAGTGGTCAGAGGCGGATTGTCATGATTGGCGACTCAGAAAGGTGTGATCGGGATGGGCCTGGCCAGGTTGGTATCAAGGGTTACCTGTTGCGCAGGAATGGAAGCGGGTCTTCCAATCTTTCCCATTTTGCACAATCAGTGCTGAGTGATAGGTAG
- a CDS encoding beta family protein produces MQYVACLRVGQNDVKALINLEDHRREVMAPLLDMRGDDDRHLQTFLASWTEHPFFLDVSRITKDVGEEFITTNDLHNPHGAFENKRRFFSDVAGINQNVIPVVSWVDDDPQRAVIQSALALQGDFPHIAIRVTCPENPTPTSWNRLLSILDALESPDTATVILDFGATAPANTASGSDFNVSLRQLNSYQIRNLVLMSTSFPIDKPASNTSRSSACYDVAWQARVDTTGIESDIVYGDYAATNPTASMEYIRGMPVLPFACYYTPTEWWQRRKGSDKEFVRYIEIAQEIRGLPGYHGDDFCWATREYSRIVATSTGYGNNGTWNGYRINQHICAMIQSIVDTDGFDDLDADDLL; encoded by the coding sequence ATGCAGTACGTGGCTTGTTTACGAGTTGGTCAGAATGACGTTAAGGCGCTGATAAATCTGGAAGACCACAGGCGGGAAGTCATGGCTCCGCTGTTGGACATGCGAGGTGACGACGACAGACATCTTCAAACATTCCTAGCAAGTTGGACTGAGCATCCTTTTTTCCTAGACGTTTCAAGAATAACGAAGGACGTTGGTGAAGAATTCATTACTACCAATGACCTGCACAATCCTCATGGCGCGTTTGAGAACAAACGTCGATTCTTCTCCGATGTGGCAGGCATCAACCAGAACGTTATACCTGTGGTTTCCTGGGTTGATGACGATCCCCAACGAGCAGTCATCCAAAGTGCACTGGCTCTCCAGGGCGATTTCCCCCATATAGCCATCAGGGTTACCTGTCCGGAAAACCCCACCCCGACTTCGTGGAACAGATTGCTATCAATTCTGGATGCTCTTGAAAGCCCAGACACCGCGACGGTGATTTTGGACTTCGGTGCAACAGCTCCGGCCAATACTGCCTCAGGGTCGGATTTCAATGTATCCCTGCGTCAACTCAACAGCTACCAGATACGGAATCTGGTTCTGATGAGCACCTCCTTTCCTATCGACAAGCCGGCCTCAAATACCTCCCGTTCCTCCGCCTGCTATGACGTTGCATGGCAAGCAAGGGTCGACACCACTGGCATAGAGTCAGATATCGTCTATGGGGATTATGCAGCCACCAACCCAACCGCCTCAATGGAATACATACGAGGCATGCCTGTCCTTCCTTTCGCTTGCTACTACACCCCAACGGAATGGTGGCAGCGACGCAAAGGCTCGGATAAGGAATTTGTGCGATACATAGAGATCGCTCAAGAGATCAGAGGCTTGCCGGGGTATCACGGCGACGACTTCTGCTGGGCCACTCGTGAGTACAGCAGAATTGTCGCCACATCTACCGGCTACGGGAACAACGGAACATGGAATGGATACAGGATCAATCAGCATATCTGCGCCATGATCCAATCCATCGTAGATACTGACGGCTTCGATGACCTCGACGCCGATGACTTACTCTAA
- a CDS encoding UvrD-helicase domain-containing protein, with protein sequence MANNYLTLAVAGARKTQGLVEHCKALPADRKVLLITFAQANQIELRERVRRYAGDRPGLEVSGWFSFLLRHFVKPFVPFAFPDKRCRGFNFEGDPGRYASGENRFFDSSDSVYAKELARLAHQLIGQSGGALIQRLECLYDEILIDEVQDLSGYDWDILEALFGTRIEIRLVGDVRQAVLSTNPRGQMKKAFAYSKSIAWFKKQQKAGRLEINFSSVTWRCCQTIATFSDTIFEASWEFPETTSQNHVITPHDGVFLVRKTHVRQYVETFQPQCLRNSISSGKEFDLDYMNFGVSKGQTFNRVLIYPTEPIGKFISKGEYLLPLSAADFYVAVTRAEQSVAIVLDKPGASQIPYWHPAVTTSPPD encoded by the coding sequence ATGGCTAACAATTACCTGACCCTGGCGGTTGCGGGCGCTCGCAAGACACAAGGCCTGGTGGAGCATTGCAAGGCGTTACCAGCCGATCGCAAAGTTCTGCTCATCACCTTCGCACAGGCGAACCAAATCGAGCTGCGCGAGCGTGTAAGGCGGTATGCCGGTGACCGACCCGGCTTGGAGGTCTCTGGCTGGTTCAGCTTCCTACTACGTCATTTCGTCAAACCCTTCGTCCCGTTCGCGTTCCCCGACAAGCGCTGCAGGGGCTTCAATTTCGAAGGTGATCCAGGACGATATGCCAGCGGTGAGAATCGATTTTTCGATTCGTCGGACAGTGTGTATGCGAAGGAGTTGGCACGCTTGGCCCACCAACTGATTGGCCAAAGCGGCGGGGCTTTGATTCAACGCCTCGAATGCCTCTACGACGAAATACTCATCGACGAGGTACAGGATCTTTCGGGTTACGACTGGGACATTCTGGAAGCTCTGTTCGGCACACGCATAGAGATACGGCTCGTTGGGGACGTCCGTCAGGCCGTCTTGTCCACCAATCCTCGTGGCCAAATGAAGAAGGCCTTCGCCTACTCGAAATCCATTGCATGGTTCAAAAAACAGCAGAAAGCTGGCCGGCTGGAAATCAACTTCAGCTCTGTCACGTGGAGGTGCTGCCAGACAATCGCTACCTTTTCCGACACTATCTTCGAGGCGAGCTGGGAGTTTCCGGAAACGACCTCACAGAATCACGTGATCACACCCCACGACGGCGTTTTCCTCGTGAGAAAGACTCACGTTCGTCAGTACGTTGAGACATTCCAACCTCAGTGCCTGCGCAATAGCATCAGCTCGGGCAAGGAGTTCGATCTCGACTACATGAACTTCGGGGTGTCCAAAGGACAGACCTTCAACCGCGTGCTGATTTATCCGACCGAGCCCATCGGCAAGTTCATCAGCAAAGGGGAGTATCTCCTGCCCCTTTCCGCAGCCGATTTCTATGTGGCGGTCACACGGGCCGAGCAAAGTGTAGCGATTGTCCTGGATAAGCCAGGGGCCTCACAGATCCCCTATTGGCACCCCGCTGTCACCACTTCACCGCCAGATTGA
- a CDS encoding phosphoribosyltransferase, with protein sequence MIGDNCPLLYALKGKDGLTTNITSIKRLAQSGTEILAVIAAQTQADTVVYMPSGYSLSRIVASRCASVLNAELAHDVFVKSTKIEAFDMIRKAEDNGDISVEERKKLQFRLKTADGFPLKVIPVEYRHLFTPLQLNPAFRGNVTGRVVLVDDLLATGRTLTVAKEIVQAMNGVTSVEAVCLFSDV encoded by the coding sequence GTGATCGGCGATAACTGCCCGCTCCTGTACGCCCTCAAAGGCAAAGACGGCCTCACGACCAATATCACTTCCATCAAGCGCCTGGCGCAGAGCGGTACCGAGATCCTGGCGGTGATTGCCGCACAAACCCAAGCCGACACGGTGGTATATATGCCGTCGGGCTACAGTTTGAGCCGCATCGTAGCGTCGCGTTGCGCCTCGGTGCTCAATGCTGAATTGGCCCATGATGTCTTCGTAAAGTCGACCAAAATAGAAGCCTTCGACATGATCCGAAAAGCCGAGGACAACGGCGATATCAGTGTCGAAGAACGCAAAAAGCTTCAGTTCAGGCTGAAGACGGCTGACGGCTTTCCTCTCAAGGTGATCCCGGTGGAGTATCGGCATTTGTTCACGCCGCTCCAACTCAACCCAGCTTTTCGTGGTAATGTTACCGGACGCGTCGTATTGGTTGACGACCTTCTGGCCACGGGGCGAACGCTCACGGTGGCCAAAGAGATCGTCCAGGCGATGAATGGCGTTACTTCGGTGGAAGCCGTGTGTCTGTTCAGCGACGTGTGA
- a CDS encoding helix-turn-helix domain-containing protein, whose protein sequence is MQNEIAAVVRALRHLRGSAQEELAEISSQANLSRLEQGKTQVSLVKLSKIARTLDFDLVALVALCQALQDGSSPIDVMAKAAKDLEGFINQGGLQGLRRHWDAGLVKRTRGKPSSPDRIRAVLELKASGMSKAEVCRALGLPEATVRRYWLKELPG, encoded by the coding sequence ATGCAGAACGAGATAGCAGCAGTAGTCCGAGCTTTGCGCCACCTGAGAGGATCGGCCCAGGAGGAGCTTGCCGAGATCAGCTCCCAAGCCAATCTGTCGCGATTGGAGCAGGGGAAAACGCAGGTCTCTTTGGTCAAGCTGAGCAAGATTGCGCGCACCCTAGATTTCGATCTCGTGGCTCTCGTCGCGCTGTGTCAGGCCCTTCAGGATGGGTCATCACCTATCGATGTCATGGCGAAGGCTGCAAAGGATTTGGAGGGCTTCATAAACCAGGGAGGCTTGCAGGGCCTGAGGAGGCACTGGGACGCTGGGCTGGTGAAGCGCACGCGAGGCAAACCCAGCAGCCCAGATCGAATCCGGGCGGTACTAGAGCTCAAGGCCAGTGGCATGTCGAAGGCGGAGGTGTGTCGAGCGCTGGGGTTGCCTGAAGCGACTGTCAGGCGTTATTGGCTCAAAGAGCTGCCTGGCTAG
- a CDS encoding sce7726 family protein — protein MLNPTEIRPILKQWVAKAMSHEESDVFIEELCFIDKARRADLVHANGKLTAFEIKSHADTLTRWEGQQQAYMACFDEVWLCCHSKHLMKALESCLPHVGVLVVDDYSGMAMIRKAKPNKLQDKFHLTGFLWRSELDALANQHGVPTKSRDLIKEVRRQLSDALPMDVIRSHVLVSLKQRYR, from the coding sequence ATGTTGAATCCAACCGAAATCCGCCCAATCCTCAAGCAGTGGGTCGCGAAAGCGATGTCCCATGAAGAGAGTGACGTCTTCATCGAGGAGCTGTGCTTCATCGATAAGGCCAGACGCGCCGATCTCGTTCACGCCAATGGGAAGCTGACCGCTTTCGAAATCAAGTCCCATGCTGACACGTTGACTCGCTGGGAGGGTCAGCAGCAGGCCTATATGGCGTGCTTTGACGAAGTCTGGCTATGCTGCCATTCAAAGCACTTAATGAAGGCTCTTGAGTCATGTCTTCCGCATGTTGGCGTACTCGTCGTCGATGACTATTCCGGCATGGCGATGATTCGAAAGGCGAAGCCCAACAAGCTCCAGGATAAATTCCACCTTACGGGATTTTTGTGGCGTAGTGAGTTGGATGCACTCGCTAACCAGCATGGGGTGCCAACGAAAAGTCGCGACCTCATAAAAGAAGTGCGCCGCCAGCTCAGCGACGCCCTTCCCATGGATGTGATCAGGTCACATGTATTGGTCAGCCTGAAACAACGTTATCGTTAG
- a CDS encoding metallophosphoesterase, which translates to MKLHILSDLHCEFADFVPPVVDCDVVVLAGDIHVKSRGARWASLTFSTPVIYAMGNHEHYSGNIDRTHSKLLEAAEAHVHVLENQVLEHRDVQFLCATGWTSLAATGDPVAASWCARNSLNDFRAIRVGEQYRRLRPDDLIARNRATKEWLEGQLSVPFNGKRVVVTHHPPLMKFVSDQGADPHLRAAYGNNWDGLMDFKIDLWIFGHTHEAVDEVVNGVRFVSNPRGYPSEQTGFRPDLVISV; encoded by the coding sequence ATGAAGCTTCATATACTGTCTGATCTACATTGTGAGTTCGCCGATTTCGTCCCCCCTGTAGTGGACTGTGACGTGGTCGTACTAGCCGGCGACATCCACGTGAAGTCCAGGGGGGCTAGATGGGCCAGCCTGACCTTCAGCACGCCTGTCATATATGCCATGGGCAATCATGAGCACTACAGCGGGAATATAGATCGAACCCACAGCAAGCTGCTTGAAGCTGCTGAGGCGCACGTCCACGTCTTGGAAAATCAGGTTTTAGAACACCGTGACGTGCAGTTTCTCTGCGCTACGGGTTGGACGAGCCTGGCCGCGACCGGAGACCCTGTAGCTGCTTCTTGGTGCGCTCGTAACTCACTGAATGACTTTCGCGCAATCCGTGTCGGTGAACAATATCGGCGTTTGCGCCCTGATGATCTGATCGCGAGAAATCGAGCGACGAAGGAGTGGTTGGAGGGCCAGTTGTCGGTGCCATTCAACGGTAAGCGTGTAGTTGTGACTCACCATCCGCCCCTTATGAAGTTCGTGAGTGACCAAGGAGCCGATCCTCACTTGCGAGCAGCCTATGGCAACAATTGGGATGGCCTGATGGATTTTAAGATCGATCTATGGATCTTTGGCCATACCCACGAAGCCGTGGATGAGGTGGTTAATGGCGTCCGGTTTGTGAGTAATCCTCGTGGTTACCCCTCTGAACAAACTGGCTTTCGGCCAGACCTAGTTATCAGTGTATGA